One Oxobacter pfennigii DNA window includes the following coding sequences:
- a CDS encoding chemotaxis protein CheW — MSTAGIDDRKVVVFKIGNEEYATNIGQVERILEFQKITKIPDAPDYLKGVTNCLGRIVPVIDLKKRFGLSDTNVSEGSKIIIAKQDQGDIGLIVDTVSEVIDISDEMMTPPPEIIVGIVKKYIKGLINMDTRIIINLNLGRILSFGEREAIEEMIN, encoded by the coding sequence ATGTCTACTGCAGGGATAGATGACAGGAAGGTTGTAGTATTCAAAATAGGAAATGAGGAATACGCAACTAACATTGGACAGGTTGAGCGAATATTGGAATTCCAGAAAATTACCAAGATACCCGATGCTCCTGATTACTTAAAAGGTGTGACGAATTGTTTAGGAAGGATTGTACCGGTTATAGATCTTAAAAAGAGGTTTGGTCTTTCAGATACCAATGTATCCGAAGGCTCCAAAATAATAATTGCAAAACAGGATCAAGGAGATATAGGACTTATAGTTGATACCGTTTCAGAGGTTATTGATATATCCGATGAAATGATGACTCCTCCTCCTGAAATAATTGTAGGAATAGTTAAAAAGTACATAAAGGGTCTCATTAATATGGACACAAGGATAATAATAAACCTTAACCTGGGGAGAATATTAAGCTTTGGTGAACGCGAAGCTATAGAGGAAATGATTAATTGA
- a CDS encoding chemotaxis protein CheD translates to MGIEEIRVGIGEYKSSPVPSKIVTIGLGSCVGIALYDSNKKIGGLAHIMLPDSTQFQNNNKPGKFANLAIPLLLKEMESLGANPRYITGKIGGGASMFNFSEKGLVMDIGNRNVKAVIEAMKRLSIPIKGQDTGGSHGRTMILDVETGKTYIRAVGQEVKEI, encoded by the coding sequence ATGGGAATAGAAGAGATAAGGGTAGGTATCGGAGAATACAAGTCTTCGCCAGTACCCTCTAAAATCGTCACAATCGGCCTGGGTTCTTGTGTGGGGATAGCGCTGTATGACAGCAATAAAAAAATCGGAGGACTTGCCCATATTATGCTGCCTGACAGTACGCAGTTTCAAAATAATAATAAACCGGGTAAATTTGCAAACCTTGCAATACCTCTGCTCTTAAAAGAAATGGAATCCCTGGGTGCCAACCCAAGATATATAACCGGAAAAATAGGAGGCGGTGCCAGCATGTTTAACTTCTCAGAAAAAGGCCTCGTTATGGATATAGGAAACAGAAACGTAAAAGCAGTAATAGAAGCCATGAAAAGGCTGTCCATCCCCATAAAGGGGCAGGATACCGGCGGTAGCCATGGAAGGACAATGATACTTGATGTGGAGACAGGAAAAACATATATAAGGGCGGTAGGACAGGAAGTCAAAGAAATTTAA
- a CDS encoding CheR family methyltransferase yields the protein MDLKSLESWIFKELHIDLSAYKSNQMNRRLTNFITRSGTTSVNEYIKLMDKNPELKQKLKDFITINVSEFFRNKELFAEFEKKVREVFLKDNKKLKIWSAACSNGAEPYSVAMILDRLTPNVRHTIIATDIDATILETAKKGEYNPNDIKNVDSNALSKYFTKIGDKYAISPDIKSRVQFKKHDLIRDPYEKGFDIILCRNVVIYFTAEIKDKLYRQFSESLNPGGILFVGATESIYNYSQFGFDKASTFIYQKKG from the coding sequence ATGGACTTAAAAAGTCTTGAAAGTTGGATATTTAAAGAGCTTCATATAGATTTGTCGGCATACAAGTCCAATCAGATGAATCGCAGGCTGACCAATTTTATAACCAGGAGCGGAACAACCTCCGTAAATGAATACATAAAGCTCATGGATAAAAATCCCGAGCTTAAACAAAAACTTAAGGACTTTATAACAATAAATGTATCTGAGTTCTTCAGAAACAAGGAGTTGTTTGCCGAATTTGAAAAAAAGGTCAGGGAAGTATTTTTAAAGGATAATAAAAAGCTGAAAATATGGAGTGCTGCCTGCTCCAACGGAGCAGAGCCTTATTCCGTGGCAATGATATTGGATAGGCTGACTCCGAATGTCAGGCATACAATAATAGCTACGGATATTGATGCTACAATATTGGAGACGGCAAAAAAGGGGGAATACAACCCCAATGACATAAAAAACGTTGACAGCAATGCCTTAAGTAAATATTTCACTAAAATAGGCGATAAATATGCTATAAGCCCTGATATAAAAAGCAGGGTGCAGTTTAAAAAGCATGACCTGATAAGAGATCCTTACGAAAAAGGATTTGATATAATATTGTGCCGAAATGTTGTGATTTATTTTACGGCAGAAATTAAGGACAAACTATACAGACAGTTCAGCGAATCTTTAAACCCTGGTGGAATATTGTTTGTTGGTGCAACAGAAAGCATTTACAACTATAGCCAATTTGGTTTTGATAAAGCATCAACGTTTATATATCAGAAGAAAGGTTAA
- a CDS encoding FapA family protein → MKRLDDSGAVQKSPDKNGEAEIRGGNIIITDPEGSGREAVLSWGNGITVFLDEREARQGINVNGSSKISFKIDTVDPQRTLDITISTDKLKAFAKVSYTDGQRFKLKDKAPTDKLTIEIVPDEKIECPKYTLDEAKQALVKSGVIHGINQESLVQLIERPGKDPIEVATGKKPVDETDDNIVLKFDDTRKFTEVNDRVDYYSIGKVTAVEPGDLLAELIAGIKGEIGVDVTGKEIPFKKAKRLILKAGKGVHLSRDGLQAFADIAGRPELKKDTVNVHKIYEVEKDVDLSTGNIEFIGDVVVNGNINEGMKVKAGSSVIVHGNVTGGEIVAGGDVTIMKNAISSKIIAGSVDYFKHNLIDILSDISKVLMSIFSAASALKVTGKVPKIYKDGQIIKLLIDTKYNNLNGQITTLRNILQENRENLDMDTLRMGALLVKFFSGNGPVLLESLSDLKTHAEQIDNMIETFKDELKNPSNITVMYIQNSELSTTGNIVIKGKGCHTSDLNCRGDVLIEVKGSVTRGGNIAAGGNIKVYELGSASGAITTVSTGKDSTITCAIAHANSVIKVGEQAMRLDSSVKNVKAFLYKGELIVEKSKI, encoded by the coding sequence TTGAAAAGGCTTGACGATAGCGGTGCAGTACAAAAATCACCGGATAAAAACGGTGAGGCAGAAATAAGAGGCGGCAACATAATTATAACAGATCCTGAAGGAAGCGGCAGAGAAGCTGTATTATCCTGGGGGAACGGTATAACTGTATTTTTAGATGAAAGGGAAGCCAGGCAGGGTATAAATGTCAATGGCTCTTCAAAAATTTCGTTTAAAATTGATACTGTAGATCCTCAGCGCACTCTTGATATCACCATCAGCACTGATAAGTTAAAGGCTTTTGCTAAAGTTTCATACACCGACGGACAAAGGTTTAAGTTAAAGGACAAGGCACCAACAGATAAATTGACCATAGAAATTGTTCCGGATGAAAAAATTGAATGCCCTAAGTATACTCTGGATGAAGCAAAGCAGGCTTTAGTGAAGAGCGGCGTTATACACGGCATAAACCAGGAAAGTCTGGTCCAGTTAATAGAAAGGCCGGGAAAGGATCCCATAGAAGTCGCGACCGGCAAAAAACCAGTAGATGAGACAGATGACAATATAGTTTTAAAATTTGATGATACAAGAAAATTTACGGAGGTAAATGACAGAGTTGATTATTACAGTATAGGAAAAGTGACTGCGGTGGAGCCGGGGGACCTTTTAGCCGAGCTCATTGCCGGAATAAAGGGAGAGATTGGAGTCGACGTAACAGGAAAAGAAATCCCCTTTAAGAAAGCAAAAAGATTAATTCTGAAAGCTGGAAAAGGAGTTCACCTCTCAAGAGATGGTCTGCAGGCCTTTGCAGATATTGCAGGAAGACCGGAGCTTAAAAAGGATACTGTAAATGTTCATAAAATATACGAAGTGGAAAAAGATGTGGATTTATCTACAGGAAATATAGAGTTTATCGGCGATGTGGTAGTTAACGGCAATATTAATGAAGGTATGAAGGTTAAAGCAGGCAGCAGCGTCATAGTTCATGGAAATGTTACCGGAGGAGAAATTGTAGCCGGCGGTGATGTTACAATTATGAAAAACGCCATAAGCAGTAAAATCATAGCCGGCTCAGTGGATTACTTTAAGCATAACTTAATTGATATTTTATCGGATATATCAAAGGTATTGATGTCTATCTTTTCTGCCGCTTCCGCACTCAAGGTAACGGGAAAAGTGCCGAAAATATATAAAGACGGACAGATAATAAAACTGTTAATCGACACAAAATATAACAATTTAAACGGACAAATAACCACACTGAGAAATATTCTTCAGGAAAACAGAGAAAACCTGGATATGGATACATTGAGGATGGGTGCTCTTCTTGTAAAATTCTTTTCAGGTAACGGTCCTGTTTTATTGGAAAGCTTATCGGATTTAAAGACTCATGCCGAACAAATCGATAATATGATAGAAACGTTTAAAGATGAGCTTAAAAATCCGTCAAACATTACTGTAATGTATATCCAGAATTCAGAGCTTTCAACAACGGGTAACATCGTTATAAAAGGAAAGGGATGCCACACATCGGACCTCAATTGCAGGGGGGATGTATTGATAGAGGTAAAAGGAAGTGTTACAAGAGGAGGAAATATAGCTGCAGGCGGTAATATCAAAGTATATGAATTAGGTTCCGCAAGCGGTGCCATTACAACGGTGAGTACCGGCAAGGATTCTACCATAACTTGTGCAATAGCCCATGCAAACAGCGTAATAAAGGTAGGGGAACAGGCTATGAGACTGGATTCTTCAGTAAAAAACGTGAAGGCTTTCTTGTATAAGGGAGAGCTAATTGTTGAAAAATCAAAAATATAA
- a CDS encoding ECF transporter S component, with translation MNKLRKSSLHLRRITVSAIFLSLSLIIKSSFTFYVPMFGQNGMSIGVSGIFSMMPGILFGPIFGAAVSGLQDILGFILKPAGSFLPFMTLIVALGGFIRGAIWMLLRNKSSMKMRIAVAAISVAMLVSGVLNYIYLSADGVNASFYDNVKIEDVNIEGMHAISKLLIQRTINTSNPGKNLETYIFPVTAGLVGSALFGLILLAADLIISRLFLKDAQKGQTMQMLIALLVSGLIVTTLNTILLRETIYTSWKALPFAAVWIPRAIEEILGNTLKAYFMAVLLGIFNEQRNLKELMI, from the coding sequence ATGAATAAATTGAGAAAATCTTCTTTACATTTACGCCGTATCACTGTATCAGCGATATTCTTAAGTCTTTCACTTATTATAAAAAGTTCATTTACATTTTATGTACCTATGTTCGGCCAAAACGGAATGAGTATAGGTGTCTCTGGTATTTTCTCCATGATGCCCGGCATTTTATTTGGGCCTATTTTTGGAGCTGCTGTATCAGGCCTTCAGGATATTTTGGGCTTTATTCTAAAGCCTGCGGGCTCCTTTCTCCCATTTATGACTTTAATTGTTGCCTTGGGAGGTTTTATAAGAGGGGCCATATGGATGCTGCTTCGCAATAAAAGCAGTATGAAAATGAGAATTGCAGTGGCCGCCATTTCCGTAGCAATGCTTGTATCCGGTGTTTTAAATTATATATATTTATCTGCTGACGGCGTCAATGCCTCATTTTATGATAATGTCAAAATAGAAGATGTAAATATCGAGGGAATGCACGCCATAAGCAAACTTCTTATTCAGAGGACAATAAATACAAGTAACCCGGGCAAAAATCTGGAAACGTATATTTTTCCGGTTACAGCGGGCCTGGTAGGAAGCGCCTTATTTGGCTTAATCCTTTTAGCAGCGGATCTTATTATATCAAGGCTATTCTTAAAGGACGCGCAAAAAGGGCAAACTATGCAGATGCTCATTGCCTTGCTTGTATCCGGACTGATAGTTACTACTCTTAATACCATTTTGCTGCGTGAAACCATTTATACGTCCTGGAAAGCTTTACCCTTTGCAGCAGTTTGGATACCTCGTGCCATAGAAGAAATCCTAGGCAATACCCTGAAAGCTTATTTTATGGCGGTACTTCTTGGAATATTCAATGAGCAGAGAAATTTAAAAGAATTGATGATTTAA
- the pyrE gene encoding orotate phosphoribosyltransferase: MKEERVLEILREAGVLLEGHFKLTSGKHSPRYLQCAKAYQWPKHGEELSEALAEKFKDMKIDMVIGPAIGGILIAYEVGKALEVKAIFAERENGVMSLRRGFDIAPNSNVLVVEDVVTTGGSVKEVIEIVKNYGANVIGVASLVDRSGGKVDFGVEYKSLISFDIPTYEEYECPMCKDGSPCIKPGSRKMA; encoded by the coding sequence TTGAAAGAAGAAAGAGTGCTTGAAATATTAAGGGAAGCAGGAGTTTTATTGGAAGGTCATTTTAAGCTTACCAGCGGAAAACACAGTCCGAGATACCTGCAGTGCGCCAAGGCTTATCAGTGGCCAAAGCACGGTGAGGAATTATCAGAGGCTCTGGCAGAAAAATTCAAGGATATGAAAATCGATATGGTTATAGGCCCGGCAATAGGCGGAATACTCATAGCTTATGAAGTGGGAAAGGCATTGGAAGTTAAAGCTATATTTGCCGAAAGGGAGAACGGGGTAATGTCCCTAAGAAGAGGCTTTGATATAGCGCCAAACAGCAATGTACTTGTAGTTGAAGATGTTGTAACAACAGGCGGTTCTGTAAAGGAAGTAATTGAAATAGTAAAAAACTATGGCGCCAATGTGATAGGTGTTGCAAGCCTGGTTGACAGAAGCGGCGGCAAAGTAGATTTCGGTGTGGAATATAAAAGCCTTATATCCTTTGATATACCCACATATGAGGAATATGAGTGCCCCATGTGTAAAGACGGTAGTCCCTGTATAAAACCCGGAAGCAGAAAAATGGCGTAG
- a CDS encoding polysaccharide deacetylase family protein encodes MKKIMFFTAIFVQAMLIASCQRSVVVHNTAVPKTAQLQPRSDIGIIPDEAVQDIYNQDIYHKEILEKAKKEVPHTMPSVKERVSENTYYKGRAVVLTYHHISNKPVSSITIKPERFEKDLIMLNENFNVISFEEMIKSMKGEYELPDNAVVITFDDGYESFYKYAYPLLKKYNTPAINFIVTSWTESYEANGRDLNLLSPEQIKEMYESGLVDIGSHTHNGHEYIIKNEKEQLGGVLAYQIFDKATGTFESQETYEKRVIDDLKKSMEVIKEYTGDTTKVLCFPFGHYNSRLLKLSREAGFEYFVTTIYGNNKENSNKTLIWRIRSGDAKLTPEKLKESIINCGTGKPLS; translated from the coding sequence ATGAAAAAAATTATGTTTTTTACGGCCATTTTTGTACAAGCTATGCTTATTGCATCCTGTCAAAGAAGTGTGGTTGTTCACAATACTGCTGTACCTAAAACAGCACAGCTTCAGCCAAGGTCGGATATAGGTATTATACCTGACGAAGCTGTGCAGGATATATATAATCAGGATATATATCATAAGGAGATACTTGAAAAAGCCAAAAAGGAAGTACCTCATACAATGCCTTCAGTTAAAGAAAGGGTATCTGAAAATACATATTATAAAGGCAGAGCAGTAGTTTTAACTTATCATCATATAAGCAATAAGCCGGTAAGCAGCATAACCATAAAACCCGAAAGATTTGAGAAAGACCTTATAATGCTCAATGAGAATTTCAATGTCATATCCTTTGAAGAAATGATAAAGTCTATGAAGGGGGAGTACGAGCTTCCCGACAATGCGGTTGTAATAACCTTTGATGATGGTTATGAAAGCTTTTATAAATACGCTTATCCGCTTCTGAAAAAATATAATACGCCGGCTATTAATTTCATAGTTACTTCCTGGACGGAAAGCTATGAAGCTAATGGAAGGGATTTGAATTTATTAAGTCCGGAACAAATAAAGGAAATGTATGAGAGCGGTCTTGTAGATATAGGGTCCCATACTCATAATGGCCATGAATACATAATAAAAAATGAAAAGGAGCAGTTGGGAGGGGTGCTGGCATATCAAATTTTTGACAAAGCCACCGGCACCTTTGAGAGTCAGGAAACCTATGAAAAAAGAGTAATTGATGACCTTAAAAAGTCAATGGAAGTCATAAAGGAATATACGGGAGATACAACTAAAGTGCTGTGCTTTCCCTTTGGTCACTATAACTCAAGGCTGCTAAAATTAAGCCGTGAGGCCGGGTTCGAGTATTTTGTGACTACTATTTACGGAAACAACAAGGAAAATTCCAATAAAACTTTGATCTGGAGAATAAGGTCCGGTGATGCAAAGCTGACGCCTGAAAAGCTGAAGGAAAGCATTATAAACTGCGGAACTGGAAAGCCTTTATCTTAG
- a CDS encoding protein-glutamate methylesterase/protein-glutamine glutaminase, producing the protein MSKIRVLVVDDSAFMRKIISDMLSSDKDIEVVDTARDGVWALEKLKTTKVDVVTMDVEMPRMNGLEALKEITGLYKIPVIMLSSLTSNGADTTFKALEFGAMDFVLKPSFSIGMNLDELKIELISKIKMCCKTTKKTAPEKIEAVSQNSQTSMKGNEIKGVCIAASTGGPKALSTVMKMFPQNFKLPILIVQHMPAGFTKAFAKRLDDNCPVSIKEAQAGERIEKGKAYIAPGGYHMVVEKDMTISLNEEPAMHGVRPCADKLFISAAENIGGKLIGIVLTGMGKDGTLGLKAIKDKGGICIAEHQSTCTIYGMPKNAIEKGVVHIIAPVHDVVGEVLKITRTGN; encoded by the coding sequence ATGAGTAAGATTAGAGTTCTTGTTGTAGATGATTCTGCATTTATGCGAAAGATAATATCCGATATGCTTTCTTCCGATAAAGACATAGAAGTTGTAGACACTGCAAGAGACGGAGTTTGGGCATTGGAGAAGCTTAAAACAACAAAAGTGGATGTTGTAACTATGGATGTTGAGATGCCCAGAATGAACGGCCTTGAAGCCTTAAAAGAAATTACCGGATTATATAAAATACCTGTAATTATGCTTTCAAGCCTGACAAGCAATGGCGCCGACACCACATTTAAAGCGCTGGAATTCGGTGCCATGGATTTTGTGTTAAAGCCATCCTTCTCCATCGGAATGAATTTAGATGAGCTTAAAATTGAACTTATTTCCAAAATAAAAATGTGCTGCAAGACAACAAAAAAAACAGCCCCTGAAAAAATCGAAGCGGTATCTCAAAACAGTCAGACTTCGATGAAGGGAAATGAAATAAAAGGGGTGTGCATTGCCGCATCAACGGGAGGGCCTAAAGCCCTGTCAACCGTGATGAAGATGTTCCCTCAAAATTTCAAGCTTCCCATACTTATTGTGCAGCACATGCCGGCGGGCTTTACAAAAGCATTCGCAAAAAGGCTGGACGACAACTGCCCTGTTTCCATAAAGGAAGCACAAGCAGGGGAAAGAATAGAAAAGGGTAAGGCATACATTGCGCCCGGAGGATATCATATGGTTGTTGAAAAGGATATGACAATATCCTTAAATGAGGAACCTGCTATGCATGGGGTAAGGCCTTGCGCGGACAAGCTTTTTATATCGGCAGCAGAAAATATTGGGGGAAAGTTAATAGGCATAGTGCTGACAGGCATGGGAAAGGACGGTACTTTAGGTTTAAAGGCAATAAAGGATAAAGGCGGCATATGTATAGCTGAGCATCAAAGCACCTGCACCATATACGGTATGCCCAAAAACGCCATTGAAAAAGGTGTGGTGCATATAATAGCTCCTGTTCATGATGTGGTGGGAGAAGTATTGAAGATAACGCGCACAGGCAATTAA
- a CDS encoding response regulator yields MLKAIIVDNEEPAINVLKILLERTRQVTVTNSFLSAADALAGLKKAKPDVAFLDIEMPETNGLELAVNILAIYSDVEIIFVTAYDQYALNAFRVNALDYLLKPISFEDIEQTVDRFIKRKVLLAGSNHRLPGNGRIYCFGKFSVYGAENKQPVKWRTSKAEELFAYMLQNLEKEVPKWKICEALWPEYDQEKVDIQLHTTIYKMKKVLSSAGINFNFSFINGCYWMSLPQVYVDTVEFDSQTAFSVPVEEGTIEKYEKALLLYKGDYLEDNDYLWSLPQKEAYFKKYYKLATSIVIYYMQRNDYIAAEKILGEILEKSPLNEAAHEMLLKCYFVKRDQVAFITHYQVVQELFKAELGIKPSKSIQALYNSIQL; encoded by the coding sequence ATGTTAAAGGCAATTATTGTAGATAATGAGGAACCTGCCATCAATGTCCTGAAAATATTATTGGAAAGAACAAGACAGGTAACGGTGACTAACAGCTTTCTCAGTGCGGCGGATGCCTTAGCAGGGTTAAAAAAGGCAAAACCGGATGTTGCATTTCTGGATATTGAAATGCCCGAAACAAATGGCCTGGAGTTGGCCGTAAATATTTTGGCAATCTACAGTGACGTTGAAATCATCTTTGTAACCGCGTATGATCAATATGCCTTGAATGCCTTCCGGGTCAATGCTTTGGATTATCTGTTAAAACCCATATCTTTTGAAGATATCGAGCAAACGGTCGACCGCTTTATCAAAAGAAAAGTTCTATTGGCAGGCTCCAATCATAGACTTCCGGGTAATGGGCGAATTTATTGCTTTGGTAAATTCTCAGTATACGGCGCCGAAAATAAGCAACCTGTCAAGTGGCGTACTTCCAAGGCGGAAGAACTATTTGCCTATATGTTACAAAACTTAGAAAAGGAAGTCCCAAAATGGAAAATCTGTGAAGCTCTCTGGCCCGAATATGATCAGGAAAAGGTGGATATTCAACTTCATACAACCATATATAAGATGAAAAAGGTTTTATCCTCAGCCGGGATAAATTTTAATTTCAGTTTTATCAATGGCTGCTATTGGATGAGTCTTCCACAAGTATACGTTGATACGGTTGAGTTTGATTCTCAAACAGCTTTCTCTGTACCTGTTGAAGAAGGTACTATAGAAAAATATGAAAAAGCCCTTTTATTATATAAGGGAGATTATTTAGAGGATAATGACTATTTATGGTCTTTACCCCAAAAAGAGGCCTATTTTAAAAAATATTACAAGTTGGCAACTTCCATCGTGATTTACTATATGCAAAGAAATGATTACATAGCAGCCGAAAAAATACTTGGCGAAATCCTGGAGAAATCTCCTTTAAATGAGGCCGCTCATGAAATGCTTTTAAAATGCTATTTTGTCAAAAGGGATCAGGTTGCATTTATTACCCATTATCAGGTTGTACAGGAACTATTCAAGGCTGAGCTGGGAATTAAGCCGAGCAAGTCGATACAGGCTCTGTATAATAGTATTCAATTATAA
- the pyrF gene encoding orotidine-5'-phosphate decarboxylase yields MFIDRLIDGVLKVNNPVVVGLDTRIEHVPEGLRSGVNDAQDIFKYNREILDAVKGLVTAIKIQSACYEALGVEGVSVYKQTIDYARDMGLLVIGDVKRGDIGSTAEEYGKAHFSAFGCDAITVNPYMGMDTIEPFIKCCLDLDKGLFVLIKTSNPGSNDFQNLDVGGKKLYEVVAQKVFEESEKYKGEKGYSFIGGVLGATYPDELQNAREILKSSFLLIPGYGAQGGKAEDIALGFTKGIGALINASRSVLTSHKNEEYRRIYGDDYASCIKHEVTRMRDELLSHIKA; encoded by the coding sequence ATGTTTATCGACAGGCTGATTGACGGCGTTTTAAAAGTCAATAATCCGGTAGTAGTGGGCTTAGATACCAGAATAGAGCATGTACCTGAAGGTTTACGAAGCGGAGTAAATGATGCTCAGGATATTTTTAAATATAACAGGGAAATTCTAGATGCAGTAAAGGGACTGGTTACTGCAATCAAAATACAGTCAGCATGCTATGAGGCTCTGGGCGTTGAAGGAGTTTCGGTATATAAGCAAACCATAGACTATGCAAGGGATATGGGGCTTTTGGTAATCGGTGATGTTAAAAGAGGCGATATCGGCTCTACCGCTGAAGAATATGGGAAAGCACACTTTAGCGCCTTCGGATGTGATGCCATTACAGTTAACCCATATATGGGAATGGATACAATAGAGCCTTTTATAAAATGCTGTCTTGATCTTGATAAAGGGCTGTTTGTGCTCATAAAGACATCAAATCCGGGCTCCAATGATTTTCAAAATCTTGATGTAGGCGGAAAAAAGCTATATGAGGTTGTGGCTCAAAAAGTATTCGAAGAGTCGGAAAAATACAAGGGAGAAAAAGGCTATAGCTTTATAGGCGGAGTTTTAGGTGCCACATATCCTGATGAACTTCAAAATGCAAGGGAGATATTAAAATCCTCCTTCCTTTTAATTCCCGGCTACGGTGCCCAGGGAGGCAAGGCAGAGGATATAGCATTAGGCTTTACAAAAGGAATAGGGGCATTGATCAATGCATCAAGGTCTGTACTTACAAGCCATAAAAATGAAGAATACAGAAGAATTTACGGTGACGATTATGCTTCGTGTATAAAGCATGAGGTAACAAGGATGCGGGATGAATTATTAAGCCATATAAAAGCATAA
- a CDS encoding bifunctional GNAT family N-acetyltransferase/nucleoside diphosphate kinase regulator, whose amino-acid sequence MKEPFIFLCSEITRDNALNLMKWLENLEVKRYLSDSHDVSKNIEQVLNRANLPILTHLFNQKGRFYMAYTKQNIPIGFVRLVKKSNDFEIVIVIGDQNNWGKKLGTATIRESIKIAFFDFRAQKVIAKIHKENKRSIRAFINAGFIIDYETPLLKIFAITMERYLASVKGGTAMSASIYITEIDKERLIKIINEELFSGKAMEKSIRHLENEIHKAVIVNSKQISKDIITMNSQALLHIDDEDIEVSLVYPKDADLDTNKMSVFSPIGTAILGYGEGDVIEWEVPSGTAKIHIKKILYQPEAAGDYHM is encoded by the coding sequence ATGAAAGAGCCTTTTATTTTTTTATGTTCGGAAATAACCAGAGATAATGCACTAAACTTAATGAAATGGTTGGAGAATCTGGAAGTCAAAAGATACTTAAGTGATTCACATGATGTTTCTAAAAATATCGAACAAGTACTTAACAGAGCAAACCTTCCTATACTGACTCACCTGTTTAATCAAAAGGGCAGATTTTATATGGCTTATACCAAGCAAAACATACCCATTGGTTTCGTTCGCCTTGTTAAAAAGAGCAATGATTTTGAAATTGTCATTGTGATAGGCGATCAGAATAACTGGGGCAAAAAATTAGGAACTGCTACTATCCGCGAGAGTATAAAAATTGCATTTTTTGATTTTAGGGCGCAAAAAGTCATAGCGAAGATCCATAAGGAAAACAAGAGGTCTATTCGAGCCTTCATCAATGCAGGTTTTATTATTGATTATGAAACTCCTCTTCTTAAAATCTTCGCAATAACTATGGAAAGATATCTAGCGTCTGTTAAAGGAGGAACTGCCATGTCTGCAAGTATTTATATCACAGAAATCGACAAAGAAAGATTAATAAAAATAATTAATGAAGAGCTTTTTAGCGGCAAAGCTATGGAAAAGTCTATTCGGCATCTTGAGAATGAAATCCATAAAGCAGTCATAGTCAATTCAAAGCAAATTTCTAAAGATATTATCACCATGAACTCACAAGCCTTGCTTCATATCGATGATGAAGATATAGAGGTTTCATTGGTATACCCCAAAGATGCCGATTTGGATACAAATAAGATGTCTGTTTTTTCTCCCATCGGCACTGCAATACTTGGATATGGTGAAGGTGATGTCATTGAATGGGAGGTTCCATCAGGCACCGCAAAAATCCATATTAAAAAGATTTTATACCAGCCTGAAGCAGCCGGTGATTATCATATGTAG